One window from the genome of Echinicola vietnamensis DSM 17526 encodes:
- a CDS encoding MFS transporter, with protein MNLRTSILPTIVVAQFCCTSLWFASNAVMADLLKNFSLESSALGHLTAAVQLGFIGGTFLFALLALADCFSPSKVFCVCALLGSLANLGTLFDHNTLTSLIILRGLTGFFLAGIYPVGMKIAADYFDKGLGKSLGFLVGALVLGTAFPHFLQAFTGTLSWQAVIIITSSLAVVGGGSLWLLVPDGPYHKRAPRLNPTAAFTVFHKPAFRAAAFGYFGHMWELYAFWAFVPVMLQAYKALHPDQIIHISLWSFLIIGIGSLGCIMAGLVAERWGTKRIASLALFFSGICCLIAPLMFLVDSSSLFLVFLLVWGLTVVADSPLFSTLVAKNAPDHNKGTALTIVNCLGYSLTIVSIQLVNSLRESFALSAIMCCLAIGPLFGLLSLWRNK; from the coding sequence ATGAACCTGCGAACATCCATCCTTCCTACGATAGTTGTCGCCCAGTTTTGCTGCACCTCCTTGTGGTTTGCCAGCAATGCTGTGATGGCTGATTTACTGAAAAATTTCAGCTTGGAAAGCAGCGCATTGGGCCACCTTACGGCTGCGGTACAACTTGGCTTTATTGGGGGTACATTTTTATTTGCCCTTTTGGCCCTCGCAGACTGCTTCTCCCCCTCCAAGGTCTTTTGCGTATGTGCTTTGCTCGGAAGCCTCGCCAATTTAGGAACCCTATTCGATCATAACACCCTCACCAGTCTCATTATCCTTAGAGGCCTGACCGGCTTCTTTTTGGCTGGAATATATCCTGTAGGAATGAAAATAGCAGCGGACTACTTCGATAAAGGATTGGGGAAGTCATTAGGATTTCTGGTGGGAGCACTTGTATTGGGGACTGCATTCCCCCATTTCCTACAGGCATTTACGGGGACATTATCATGGCAGGCCGTCATCATCATCACTTCCAGCTTGGCCGTTGTGGGAGGGGGATCGCTCTGGCTGCTGGTTCCTGATGGTCCCTACCACAAACGCGCCCCTCGCCTGAATCCCACTGCTGCATTTACCGTTTTCCATAAGCCGGCCTTTCGAGCGGCAGCCTTTGGTTATTTTGGCCATATGTGGGAACTCTATGCTTTTTGGGCATTCGTTCCAGTAATGCTACAAGCGTATAAAGCCCTTCACCCGGACCAGATAATCCATATTTCCCTTTGGTCATTTTTGATCATTGGCATTGGAAGTCTGGGGTGCATTATGGCTGGATTGGTGGCCGAGCGATGGGGGACAAAACGAATTGCCTCGCTTGCACTCTTTTTCTCGGGAATCTGTTGTTTGATAGCGCCGTTAATGTTTTTAGTAGACAGCTCCTCCTTATTTTTGGTATTTCTGCTCGTATGGGGCTTGACTGTGGTGGCTGATTCTCCTTTATTTTCGACCCTGGTGGCCAAAAATGCTCCTGACCACAACAAGGGCACTGCCTTGACCATCGTCAACTGCCTAGGGTATAGCCTTACCATCGTCAGCATTCAACTGGTCAACAGCCTTCGAGAATCCTTCGCCCTATCGGCCATTATGTGCTGCCTGGCCATTGGCCCGTTGTTTGGCTTACTCAGCTTATGGCGAAACAAGTGA
- a CDS encoding TfoX/Sxy family protein, with amino-acid sequence MILVKLHFTRSIKMAYNSLLAKRIENLLSRSAPPFEAKKMMGGICFMVNDKMCMGVHENRIMARVGTDQYEEALQQAGSMEMNFTGKSMKGYVFVDGKVVDTEPQLAYWVDKCLHFNPLAKSSKRKKK; translated from the coding sequence ATGATTTTGGTTAAATTACATTTCACCAGATCCATAAAAATGGCCTATAACTCCCTTTTAGCTAAGCGTATTGAGAACTTGCTGTCACGATCAGCGCCACCTTTTGAAGCCAAAAAGATGATGGGAGGCATATGCTTTATGGTCAATGACAAAATGTGTATGGGTGTCCATGAAAACAGGATCATGGCCCGTGTTGGCACAGATCAGTATGAAGAAGCCCTGCAACAGGCCGGATCTATGGAAATGAATTTCACCGGCAAAAGCATGAAAGGTTACGTTTTTGTAGATGGAAAAGTGGTGGATACCGAACCGCAACTTGCCTATTGGGTAGACAAATGCCTCCACTTTAATCCACTCGCCAAATCAAGCAAAAGAAAAAAGAAGTGA
- a CDS encoding VOC family protein encodes MPAINPYLTFLGNCEEAFTFYKSVFGGEFTYMGKFADMPPQEGVTLSEEEKNKIMHVSLPIGLETILMGSDTGGDWAPATVVGNNISISITADTKEDADRYFSELSKDGKVTMPMEDTFWGDYFGMLTDKFDINWMISFNETYSK; translated from the coding sequence ATGCCTGCAATCAATCCTTATCTCACATTTTTAGGCAACTGTGAAGAAGCCTTTACCTTTTACAAGTCCGTTTTTGGTGGTGAATTCACCTATATGGGCAAATTTGCCGACATGCCTCCCCAAGAAGGCGTTACCCTTTCGGAAGAAGAAAAAAACAAAATCATGCACGTATCCTTGCCCATCGGTCTAGAAACCATTTTGATGGGAAGCGATACCGGTGGAGACTGGGCGCCGGCCACCGTTGTCGGCAATAACATCTCCATCTCCATCACAGCAGACACCAAAGAGGATGCTGACCGCTATTTTAGCGAACTCTCTAAAGACGGAAAAGTCACCATGCCCATGGAAGACACGTTTTGGGGCGACTACTTTGGCATGCTCACAGACAAGTTTGACATCAATTGGATGATAAGTTTTAACGAAACGTACAGTAAATAA
- a CDS encoding SusC/RagA family TonB-linked outer membrane protein: MNFESLPLFKPVAMLALVGSFLQPIAAEHTYAGEMTGKLPPSAVNMAEVTVTGTVTSSEDGAPIPGVSVTIVGTSKGTITDFDGNYSINTEEGQTLKYSYLGYTPQTITVGSQTTIDVVLEQDTEELSEVVVTAFGIEKDKKSLGYAVQKVDGEDITTVKASPSAVSNLKGRVAGVNITESGSGPGSGVRVIIRGNNSLTQSNQPLYVVDGIPMDNSSTSEGGDMYTSTNTGSGISDLNPDDIESMTVLKGPNAAALYGSRAANGVIMITTKKGKNRKGIGVDFSSSSVFSNPMLLPEFQNEYGQGTQGRTPATMEELRTNGGSWGGPLDGSEQLYWDGTTKPYSAQPNNVENFFNTGGNFVNTVALTGGNEKVSARFSYTNTYNEAMVENSFLKRNNFNLRATAKLSSKLSLDAKATYTSQFTRNRVNQGSEGLLAGVYSIPRNAIMDDFRDYRDEETGLVRNYAESASNPYWTLNYDKAEDTRNRFIGFAKVQYQFTDWLSAHARIGTDWTDIRFESATQPGHWFYPDGRVGFSNNRYQETNADFLFMIDKNITEKLRVTANIGGNHLQQLSQGMSLNGQNLRIPTKTTIGSADQVNYSAGVPTERVTNSLYASASFDYAGIVFLDVTGRNDWTSTLPSNSWSYFYPSVNLALMVSEFIDPDQTLMDYLKLRGSWASVGKDASAWRLQNSYNLKNKNNSYLGITTLTIPSVWYDQNLSPEFTKTYEIGLDGSFLRNRLYFDFAYYDISSTDLIDIVETDNLAVNPLGRAEVHTNVGEITNKGVEVMLGGTPIKNERFTWNTNVNFSHNRNELKEFLPDAFNRQWNVNNSGSAETRATVGAGYGEIWATDIMTDPETGEWILTANGMPQATAQRVKVGDFQPDYLLGFNNSFSYKDFTLKFLIDGRFGGEMYAATQAAMDGAGISKKTLEYREEGIIVDGIIENEDGTFSDNSQSITAQQYWGAMSGIGSNYIMDQTNVRLRELSLTYRIPTSFLGNSVVRSASISFIGRNLFFFYKAFDGGFDPESTLGTSNAGQGYLYYAMPTARSLGFNLNVKF, from the coding sequence ATGAACTTCGAATCTTTACCATTATTCAAACCAGTAGCGATGCTGGCTTTGGTCGGTAGTTTCCTGCAACCGATTGCGGCTGAGCACACTTATGCTGGAGAGATGACGGGGAAGTTACCCCCAAGCGCAGTTAACATGGCTGAAGTAACAGTCACTGGTACCGTTACCAGCAGTGAGGACGGTGCTCCTATTCCGGGAGTAAGTGTTACTATCGTAGGAACCTCAAAAGGCACCATCACAGATTTTGATGGCAACTATTCCATCAACACAGAAGAAGGGCAGACCTTGAAGTATTCATACTTAGGTTACACGCCTCAAACCATAACTGTGGGAAGCCAGACGACGATAGATGTAGTTCTGGAGCAGGACACCGAAGAACTCAGCGAAGTAGTGGTAACGGCCTTTGGTATCGAGAAAGATAAAAAGTCCCTTGGTTACGCGGTACAAAAAGTAGACGGTGAAGATATCACAACCGTAAAAGCGTCTCCAAGCGCAGTGTCCAACCTTAAAGGTCGCGTGGCCGGGGTGAACATTACAGAATCAGGCTCAGGTCCAGGTTCCGGCGTACGGGTAATCATCCGTGGTAACAACTCCCTAACCCAAAGTAACCAACCGCTTTATGTAGTGGACGGTATCCCCATGGATAACTCCAGTACTAGCGAAGGTGGCGACATGTACACCAGTACCAATACAGGATCAGGTATCTCTGATCTTAACCCCGACGATATCGAATCCATGACCGTCCTAAAAGGACCAAATGCTGCGGCATTGTACGGTTCACGGGCAGCCAATGGGGTCATCATGATTACGACCAAAAAAGGTAAAAACAGAAAAGGAATCGGCGTGGACTTCTCCAGCAGTTCGGTATTTTCCAACCCAATGCTCCTTCCGGAATTCCAAAACGAATACGGTCAAGGTACCCAAGGCAGAACGCCAGCGACAATGGAAGAATTGCGTACCAATGGTGGCTCTTGGGGTGGACCATTGGATGGAAGCGAGCAGCTTTACTGGGACGGCACCACCAAACCTTATTCCGCCCAACCGAATAACGTGGAAAACTTCTTCAACACAGGAGGTAACTTCGTCAATACAGTGGCCCTAACCGGTGGTAATGAAAAAGTTTCTGCCCGTTTCTCTTATACCAACACGTATAACGAGGCCATGGTAGAAAACTCGTTCCTTAAAAGAAACAACTTTAACTTGCGGGCCACGGCCAAACTTTCCAGCAAATTATCCCTGGATGCAAAGGCCACCTATACCAGCCAATTTACACGAAACCGGGTAAACCAAGGCTCTGAAGGTCTTTTGGCCGGGGTATACAGCATCCCAAGAAATGCCATTATGGATGACTTCAGAGACTATCGTGATGAAGAGACCGGCTTGGTGAGAAACTATGCCGAAAGTGCCAGCAACCCTTATTGGACACTTAACTATGATAAGGCAGAAGACACCCGGAACAGGTTCATCGGCTTTGCCAAAGTACAGTACCAGTTTACAGATTGGTTATCTGCCCATGCAAGGATCGGTACAGACTGGACCGATATTCGTTTTGAAAGTGCCACCCAGCCAGGTCACTGGTTTTACCCTGACGGCCGAGTAGGATTTTCTAACAACCGCTACCAAGAAACCAATGCGGATTTCTTGTTCATGATCGATAAAAACATCACCGAGAAGCTAAGGGTAACGGCCAATATCGGTGGAAACCACTTACAGCAGCTTTCCCAAGGTATGAGCCTAAACGGCCAAAACCTGAGGATCCCTACCAAAACCACCATCGGTAGTGCTGACCAAGTAAATTACAGTGCTGGTGTCCCTACAGAGCGGGTGACCAACTCCTTGTATGCTTCAGCATCATTTGATTATGCCGGCATTGTATTCTTGGATGTAACGGGAAGAAACGATTGGACTTCTACCCTTCCCTCTAATAGCTGGTCATATTTCTATCCATCGGTAAACTTGGCCTTGATGGTAAGTGAATTTATCGATCCAGACCAAACCCTGATGGATTACTTGAAATTGAGAGGTAGCTGGGCGAGTGTAGGAAAGGATGCTTCTGCTTGGAGACTGCAAAACAGCTACAACCTTAAGAACAAAAACAACAGCTACTTGGGCATTACGACTTTGACCATTCCATCGGTATGGTATGATCAAAACCTCAGCCCTGAGTTTACCAAAACCTATGAGATAGGCTTGGACGGTAGCTTCTTGCGTAACCGTTTGTACTTTGACTTTGCTTACTATGACATCAGCTCTACTGATCTGATCGACATCGTGGAAACAGACAATTTAGCCGTCAATCCACTAGGTCGTGCAGAAGTGCATACCAATGTAGGTGAAATCACTAACAAAGGGGTGGAAGTAATGCTGGGAGGCACGCCTATCAAGAATGAGCGCTTCACGTGGAATACCAATGTTAACTTCTCCCACAACCGGAACGAACTGAAGGAATTCTTGCCGGATGCATTTAACCGTCAGTGGAACGTAAACAACTCCGGTTCTGCCGAAACCCGCGCCACAGTAGGTGCTGGATACGGTGAAATTTGGGCCACGGACATCATGACAGATCCGGAAACCGGTGAGTGGATCCTAACCGCTAACGGCATGCCTCAGGCAACGGCCCAACGTGTGAAGGTCGGCGACTTCCAGCCAGATTACCTGCTAGGATTTAACAACTCCTTCAGCTATAAGGATTTCACGCTGAAGTTCCTGATTGATGGACGTTTTGGCGGAGAAATGTATGCCGCCACACAAGCAGCCATGGACGGTGCTGGTATATCCAAAAAAACCTTGGAATATAGGGAAGAAGGGATCATCGTGGACGGAATAATCGAAAACGAAGACGGTACTTTCTCTGACAATAGCCAATCCATTACTGCCCAGCAGTATTGGGGAGCCATGAGCGGCATCGGATCCAACTACATCATGGACCAGACCAATGTTCGCTTGAGAGAACTTTCCCTCACTTACCGCATCCCTACTTCATTCTTGGGCAATAGCGTGGTAAGATCAGCTTCCATCAGCTTTATCGGAAGAAACCTATTCTTCTTCTACAAAGCTTTTGACGGTGGATTTGATCCGGAATCTACCCTGGGCACCAGCAATGCTGGGCAAGGCTACCTTTACTATGCCATGCCAACGGCCAGATCCCTTGGATTTAACCTGAACGTGAAATTTTAA
- a CDS encoding nitroreductase family protein — MEKQLFDIEEVNSIIRNRRSMFVAQFKENDPVDDSIIEEMLENANWAPTHKLTEPWRFTVFSGEGLKELARFQSALYKETAEKNGTFKDAVYEKLQQNPLKCSHVIAIGMKRHQTVGIPDMEEIAAVSMAVQNMYLTASAHGLAAYWGTGGVTFYPETKAYFDLGEDDLFMGFFFVAKPTMETWPVGRRKPIEEKVTWVRE; from the coding sequence ATGGAGAAACAGTTGTTTGATATCGAAGAAGTGAACAGTATTATCCGAAACCGACGCTCAATGTTCGTAGCGCAGTTCAAGGAGAATGATCCTGTAGACGACAGCATCATTGAAGAAATGCTGGAAAACGCCAATTGGGCACCGACGCACAAATTAACGGAGCCGTGGAGGTTTACCGTTTTCAGTGGCGAAGGACTAAAAGAGTTGGCCAGGTTCCAGTCAGCGCTTTATAAAGAAACAGCCGAAAAGAACGGGACTTTCAAGGACGCCGTGTACGAAAAGCTTCAGCAAAATCCCTTGAAGTGCAGTCATGTTATTGCTATCGGTATGAAGCGGCATCAGACTGTAGGTATTCCGGATATGGAAGAAATTGCAGCGGTATCCATGGCCGTCCAAAATATGTACCTCACTGCCAGTGCACATGGCCTGGCAGCATATTGGGGTACGGGAGGGGTTACTTTTTACCCTGAAACCAAAGCTTATTTTGACCTTGGCGAGGATGATTTGTTTATGGGATTTTTCTTCGTCGCCAAGCCAACAATGGAAACTTGGCCTGTCGGTAGAAGGAAGCCTATCGAGGAAAAAGTCACCTGGGTAAGGGAGTAG
- a CDS encoding thioredoxin family protein, whose amino-acid sequence MLQELEQDNLKEIIAENDKVIVQYGATWCGNCRIMKPKMKRLSGDYEGITFLYVDAEKLPESRKLAQVNNLPTFASFKGGELVNQTQTNKEDNLKALIDEIADN is encoded by the coding sequence ATGTTACAAGAATTAGAACAAGACAACTTAAAAGAGATCATTGCTGAAAACGATAAAGTGATCGTTCAGTATGGTGCTACCTGGTGTGGAAACTGCCGCATAATGAAACCTAAAATGAAGCGGTTGTCAGGTGATTACGAAGGGATTACGTTTTTATACGTGGATGCAGAAAAGCTTCCAGAATCACGTAAACTGGCCCAAGTAAACAACCTACCGACCTTTGCGTCTTTCAAAGGCGGTGAATTGGTCAATCAAACACAAACAAATAAAGAAGACAACCTTAAAGCGCTAATAGATGAGATTGCCGATAATTAA
- a CDS encoding NAD(P)/FAD-dependent oxidoreductase, whose amino-acid sequence MEHDIVNKPIPNLPVSNRPKLVILGGGFAGLKLARKMIKSEYQVILLDKNNYHQFQPLFYQVATASLEPSAISFPLRRVFHHTPNVSFRMAEALEIDQEGKRLYTNVGYVDFDQLVLAMGADTNYFGMQNIMEYGTPMKTVSEALYVRNRIISNYEKAINIEDVEQRKALMNVVIVGGGPTGVELAGAIAELRNNVFPKDYPELNFKNMRVVLAEAGPKLLAGMSQQSSEKAVVYLDKLGVEIMVNAAVEDYDGLTIKIKDHESLETKTLLWAAGVKPNHIKGLREDQMIRNGRLIVDQYNKLKDTEGIYVIGDLCVLTDDDYPKGHPQVAQVAIQQADNLAHNLKAVADNRSMKKFKYKDLGSMATVGRKLAVVDLPFIKFQGFTAWITWLFVHLMAIVGVKNRILIFMDWAWNYLSFDPALRLLIRPRYVKPKEQEELVEEKHD is encoded by the coding sequence ATGGAACATGATATCGTAAATAAGCCTATTCCCAACCTACCGGTTTCCAACCGTCCAAAGTTGGTGATTCTTGGGGGAGGTTTTGCAGGACTTAAACTGGCCCGTAAGATGATAAAATCCGAGTACCAAGTGATTTTATTGGATAAGAACAATTACCATCAGTTTCAGCCTTTATTCTATCAGGTGGCCACAGCATCGCTAGAGCCCAGTGCGATTTCCTTTCCATTGCGGCGGGTTTTTCACCACACGCCCAATGTCTCCTTCCGGATGGCAGAGGCGCTTGAAATAGACCAAGAAGGAAAGCGGCTGTATACGAATGTGGGTTATGTGGATTTTGATCAGCTGGTGCTGGCCATGGGAGCAGATACCAATTATTTTGGGATGCAGAATATCATGGAATACGGGACACCGATGAAGACCGTTTCCGAAGCACTTTATGTCAGAAACCGAATCATTTCCAACTACGAAAAAGCGATCAATATCGAAGACGTGGAGCAGCGCAAAGCCCTGATGAACGTGGTGATTGTAGGTGGAGGGCCCACAGGAGTGGAATTGGCCGGTGCCATCGCCGAGTTACGGAACAACGTGTTTCCAAAAGATTATCCCGAGCTTAACTTTAAAAATATGCGCGTGGTGCTGGCTGAGGCAGGTCCTAAGCTTTTGGCAGGCATGTCGCAGCAGTCCAGTGAAAAGGCGGTCGTTTATCTTGACAAACTTGGGGTGGAGATCATGGTCAATGCCGCTGTGGAGGATTATGATGGATTGACCATCAAAATCAAAGACCATGAAAGCTTGGAGACCAAAACGCTTCTATGGGCAGCAGGGGTGAAGCCGAACCATATCAAAGGCCTTAGAGAAGATCAAATGATCCGAAATGGTCGGTTGATCGTGGATCAGTATAATAAGTTGAAAGACACTGAAGGCATTTACGTCATCGGTGACCTGTGCGTGCTCACGGATGATGACTATCCCAAAGGCCATCCGCAAGTGGCCCAAGTAGCCATCCAGCAAGCCGATAACCTGGCCCACAACCTAAAGGCTGTGGCCGATAACCGCTCCATGAAGAAATTCAAGTACAAGGACCTTGGTTCGATGGCTACCGTAGGTAGGAAATTGGCCGTGGTGGATTTGCCATTTATCAAGTTTCAGGGCTTTACGGCGTGGATTACATGGCTGTTTGTCCACCTGATGGCCATCGTGGGTGTGAAGAACAGGATTTTGATCTTTATGGATTGGGCATGGAATTACCTGTCGTTTGATCCGGCCTTGCGACTGCTTATCCGCCCCCGATATGTCAAGCCTAAAGAGCAGGAAGAGCTTGTGGAAGAAAAGCATGATTAG
- a CDS encoding MutS-related protein produces MAFAIDSQTAKDLELFSDKPGVQSIFSFFNQTQTFGGKLQLKGLMQSPLDNLEELEARKRIIAFFMENEQPLTINASQMDFIDHYFRLNKTVLKPNAIDGYFQKKFVSQKNKNDQYLIETGIEKLIFLLVALQETLAQTPTVKVPLGLRPYFTLFRNYLENPPIQAMLTSLGPSPRNIKHYRYDHLFREKYRQETQELIHTVYLLDAFKAVAKTANRHQFSLPNYSETTHSSLHVTQLFHPLLEKPIKNSISIEAHQNICFLTGPNMAGKSTFLKSLGLAVYLAHLGFPVPASSMKTPIYKGLTTTINLPDDMGLGHSHFYSEVNRIKDVALKIQQKQQVFVIFDELFRGTNVRDAYEGSLSIVKAFSTISGSTFFISSHILEVAEHLQKSKNIAFRYFEASLKDQQLHYTYRLREGISQERLGMHILKREKVLDILKSLT; encoded by the coding sequence ATGGCTTTTGCGATCGATTCCCAAACGGCCAAGGACTTAGAACTTTTTAGTGACAAGCCTGGCGTTCAAAGTATTTTTTCTTTTTTTAACCAAACCCAGACTTTTGGAGGCAAACTGCAACTCAAAGGACTGATGCAGTCCCCCTTGGACAACCTGGAGGAGCTTGAGGCAAGAAAACGGATCATTGCTTTTTTTATGGAAAATGAACAGCCACTGACCATCAATGCCAGCCAAATGGACTTCATCGACCACTATTTTCGACTTAACAAAACCGTACTGAAGCCCAACGCCATAGATGGTTATTTTCAAAAAAAATTTGTAAGTCAAAAAAACAAAAATGATCAATACCTAATCGAAACGGGCATTGAAAAACTAATTTTTTTATTGGTGGCCTTACAGGAAACACTGGCACAAACACCAACCGTAAAAGTTCCCCTAGGCCTTCGCCCATACTTCACCCTTTTCCGCAATTATTTAGAGAACCCTCCGATCCAAGCCATGCTTACATCCCTAGGCCCAAGCCCTCGAAATATCAAGCATTACCGTTATGATCATCTTTTTAGGGAAAAATACCGACAGGAAACCCAAGAGCTGATCCACACGGTATACCTTTTGGATGCGTTTAAGGCGGTAGCCAAAACGGCCAACCGACATCAGTTTTCCTTGCCAAACTACTCCGAAACTACACACTCAAGCTTACATGTCACCCAATTATTTCATCCTTTGCTGGAAAAGCCTATAAAAAATTCCATCAGCATAGAAGCGCATCAAAACATTTGTTTTCTAACCGGCCCCAATATGGCAGGCAAGTCCACTTTTTTAAAATCCCTTGGCTTGGCCGTCTACTTGGCTCACTTGGGCTTTCCCGTTCCTGCTTCATCCATGAAGACCCCCATCTACAAAGGGCTCACCACCACGATCAATTTACCGGATGACATGGGACTGGGACATAGCCACTTTTATTCAGAAGTAAACAGAATTAAAGACGTGGCCCTAAAAATCCAGCAGAAGCAGCAGGTCTTCGTCATTTTCGATGAACTCTTCCGCGGCACCAATGTCAGAGATGCATATGAAGGATCATTGTCCATTGTTAAGGCCTTTTCGACCATATCGGGAAGCACCTTTTTCATCTCCTCTCACATCTTGGAAGTAGCTGAACACCTCCAAAAGAGCAAAAACATCGCTTTCAGGTACTTTGAAGCCAGCTTAAAAGACCAGCAGCTCCATTACACTTATCGCCTTCGTGAGGGCATCTCTCAAGAACGGCTGGGCATGCATATTCTTAAAAGAGAAAAGGTCTTGGATATCCTGAAAAGCTTAACCTAA
- a CDS encoding YebC/PmpR family DNA-binding transcriptional regulator yields MGRAFEFRKERKFKRWSKMSKVFTRLGKEIVTAVKLGGPDPDSNPKLRTVMQNAKGAAMPKDRIEAAIKRASNKDQSNYEEVVYEGYAPHGVAILVEASTDNINRTVANVRHYFTKGGGSLGTSGSVSFMFDHKAVFRFPKGEHDMEELELELIDFGLEDIDENEGEIFIYTEFEDFGNMQKALEDKNIEVTSADFQRFPTTTVELTEEQEEEVNKMIERMEEDDDVNNVYHNIA; encoded by the coding sequence ATGGGAAGAGCATTCGAATTTAGAAAAGAGAGGAAATTCAAGCGTTGGAGCAAAATGTCCAAGGTCTTTACCAGACTGGGCAAAGAGATCGTTACAGCAGTAAAATTGGGAGGGCCAGACCCGGACAGTAACCCCAAACTCAGGACGGTCATGCAGAACGCCAAGGGTGCCGCCATGCCCAAAGACCGCATCGAAGCCGCCATCAAGCGCGCCAGCAACAAAGACCAAAGCAACTACGAAGAAGTGGTTTATGAAGGCTACGCCCCTCATGGCGTTGCGATACTGGTCGAAGCTTCGACGGATAACATCAACCGGACGGTGGCCAATGTAAGGCACTATTTCACCAAAGGAGGAGGCTCTTTGGGAACTTCCGGTTCGGTGAGCTTTATGTTTGACCACAAAGCCGTTTTCCGCTTTCCAAAAGGCGAGCACGACATGGAGGAATTGGAGCTGGAGCTGATCGACTTTGGGCTGGAAGACATCGATGAAAATGAAGGCGAAATCTTCATTTACACTGAATTTGAGGATTTTGGCAATATGCAAAAGGCCTTGGAGGACAAAAACATCGAAGTTACCAGTGCGGACTTCCAGCGATTTCCCACCACTACCGTGGAGCTTACAGAAGAGCAAGAAGAAGAAGTCAACAAGATGATTGAACGCATGGAAGAGGATGATGACGTCAACAACGTCTATCATAACATCGCTTAA
- the yjjX gene encoding inosine/xanthosine triphosphatase translates to MAFPKRKNIRPERQRERELLVVVGSKNPVKVQCTENGFQRAFSAHHFIVEGLNINSEVSDQPFGDAETSLGAFNRAKNAKNTFPEADYWVGIEGGVEDLDDEMTAFAWVTIMDRNGVVGKSKTATFILPEAIGKLIRGGMELGEADDKVFDRENSKQGNGAVGMLTKGTIDRKEYYEQAVVLALIPFISDNLYT, encoded by the coding sequence ATGGCATTTCCAAAAAGAAAAAACATCCGGCCTGAAAGACAACGGGAAAGAGAGCTCCTTGTGGTCGTCGGCAGTAAAAACCCTGTCAAGGTCCAATGCACGGAAAATGGTTTTCAACGGGCATTTAGTGCACATCACTTCATAGTGGAAGGATTAAACATCAACTCAGAAGTCAGCGACCAACCTTTTGGGGATGCAGAAACCTCCCTCGGCGCTTTCAACAGGGCAAAAAATGCCAAGAACACTTTTCCCGAAGCGGACTATTGGGTGGGCATAGAAGGCGGAGTGGAAGATCTGGACGATGAAATGACCGCATTTGCTTGGGTAACCATTATGGACAGAAACGGAGTAGTGGGCAAATCCAAAACGGCTACTTTTATCCTCCCAGAGGCCATTGGCAAGCTGATTCGAGGCGGCATGGAGTTAGGGGAAGCTGATGACAAAGTCTTTGACCGGGAAAACTCCAAACAAGGAAATGGGGCTGTCGGCATGCTGACCAAAGGCACCATTGACCGAAAAGAATATTACGAACAGGCAGTAGTATTGGCTTTGATACCCTTTATCAGCGACAACCTCTATACATAA
- a CDS encoding DUF6952 family protein: MRLPIIKHVLTFIEENDEDWVNETIELLENMTEISSLKDQEIEVMGELLSNLYGTLEVHKMIKDGMDKKEAMNTFMKRVMGSIDN; encoded by the coding sequence ATGAGATTGCCGATAATTAAACACGTCTTGACGTTCATCGAGGAAAACGACGAGGATTGGGTAAACGAAACCATTGAGCTTTTGGAAAACATGACGGAGATTTCCTCTTTAAAAGACCAAGAAATAGAGGTCATGGGCGAACTCCTCTCCAACCTTTACGGAACCCTTGAAGTCCATAAAATGATCAAGGACGGAATGGACAAAAAAGAAGCCATGAACACCTTTATGAAACGGGTCATGGGCTCCATTGATAATTAA